Proteins encoded together in one Lathyrus oleraceus cultivar Zhongwan6 chromosome 5, CAAS_Psat_ZW6_1.0, whole genome shotgun sequence window:
- the LOC127086584 gene encoding uncharacterized protein At4g22758, with protein sequence MPSPKAHRSHQTENNRKGRLDKRSTSFHGDNAMPTATIRRPKTVPDLLAYRNSMVPVTEGLPRHPPKLLLKVTVLGSLGPVQILLKPESTVGDLVDAAVRQYVKEGRRPILPSNVASDFDLHYSQFSLESLCREEKLVKLGSRNFFMCPRNTPHAAEGICGTSKGGGVTPSSCGKEVDKARGGGGGGGFGWSKLLHFRL encoded by the exons ATGCCAAGTCCCAAAGCCCACCGGAGTCACCAGACCGAGAATAATCGGAAGGGAAGGTTAGATAAACGATCCACGTCTTTTCACGGTGACAACGCCATGCCTACTGCTACAATCCGCCGTCCGAAAACCGTTCCCGATCTCTTAGCCTACCGGAACAGCATGGTTCCGGTAACAGAAGGTCTTCCTAGACATCCTCCGAAGCTTCTTCTCAAGGTTACCGTTCTCGGAAGCCTTGGTCCTGTACAGATACTCCTGAAGCCGGAATCAACCGTCGGCGATCTCGTTGACGCGGCGGTTCGGCAGTATGTTAAGGAAGGTCGCCGTCCGATTTTACCTTCAAACGTTGCCTCTGATTTCGACCTTCACTATTCACAGTTTAGTTTAGAAA GTTTGTGTAGGGAGGAGAAACTAGTGAAACTTGGATCTAGAAACTTCTTTATGTGTCCGAGAAACACTCCCCATGCAGCGGAGGGTATTTGTGGAACAAGCAAAGGCGGTGGCGTAACGCCGTCATCGTGTGGCAAAGAGGTTGATAAAGCGCGTGGTGGTGGGGGTGGGGGTGGTTTTGGTTGGTCCAAACTTCTGCATTTCAGGCTGTAA